The nucleotide window AGTAGATGATGTTTCTTTTAGCATTTATCAAGGTGAAACATTGGCGCTAGTAGGTGAATCGGGTTGTGGTAAAAGTACAACAGGAAGATCCATTCTTCGATTAATCGAACCAACGGACGGTCAAGTCATTTACAAAGGAGAAAATATCCTTTCACTACCACCAGTCGAAGTAAAACGATTACGACGCGACTTACAAATAGTCTTTCAGGACCCATACGCATCGTTACATCCACGCATGACGGTAAAGGAAATTATTATGGAACCTTTCCTTATCCATAAATATGGTACACCAGACATACGCGAAAAACGCGTCGATTACTTAATGGAAGTGGTAGGACTTTCTACAAAAATGAAAAATCGCTACCCTCATGAATTTTCTGGTGGGCAACGTCAACGTATCGGAATTGCTAAAGCGCTCGCACTGCAGCCTAAAATTATTGTATGTGACGAAGCTGTATCTGCACTCGATGTATCCGTTCAAGCAAATATTATTAATCTGTTAAAAGATTTACAGCAAGAATTCAACCTAACTTACTTGTTCATCTCTCATGATTTAGGGGTCGTTAAAAACATCTCCAATCGTGTAGGGGTTATGTACTTAGGCAAACTGGTTGAAATTGCCGATACAGAAACTTTATTCACAAATCCAAGACATCCTTATACACAGGCATTATTATCAGCTCGCCCTGTCATTGATGCCAAGCAACAAGGCGAGCGAATTGTTCTTGAAGGAGAAATACCAACTCCACTTAATCCACCAAAAGGTTGTCGGTTTAATACGAGATGCCCATACAAAATGGAACGATGCATGATGGAGGAGCCAAGTTTGAAATCGATTGAAAGTAATCATAATGTAGCTTGTTTTTTAACTAATCATTCTTAGCTTTTAACAACAATAAAAGGACGTGCTGCACGGTGCCTAAGAAAACGTTCATACTGTTAGTTTTCATTATGTTTTTATCGATGACTGGCTACGGAATTGTCTTACCGGTTCTCCCCTTTTTTGCTGACGAGCTTGGATTAAGCTCATTTCAAATGTCGAGTCTAATTACTGGGTGGGCCTTTACTCAATTTTTGGTGCTCCCATTTTGGGGCAAGTGCATTGATAAATTTGGACGGAAGCCAGTACTTGTTTTCGGGCTCGTAGGTTTCGGGTTTGCATTTTTACTCATGAACATTGCCCAAAATTACATTCAATTACTGTTCATTCGAATTATTGGTGCCATCCTTTCTAGTGGAACACAGCCTGCTGTTTTTGCGATTATTGCGGATACGAGTGAGCCACGGGAACGAGGAAAGGCGATGGCCCATTTGGCAGCAGCGAATGGACTTGGATTTTTATTAGGTCCTGTATTAGGAAGTGCTTTCGTTCCGTTCGGCTTATCAATTCCATTTATCTTTGCTGGGTTCCTTAGCTTAATTACTGTCCCTTTTGCCCTTCTATTCGTAAAAGAGCCAGCAGAAAGAGGAGAGATCAAACATACCTCCCCTCTTTTCCAATCAATTGGACATTCAATTAAACCCGGCTACTTGTTATTATTTTTAATCACATTCGCGCTAGCGCTCGCTACCTCTAGCATTCTTGGCATTCTTGGTTATTTTTTAATTGAGCAATTCCAGGCAGGGGCAACAGAAACTGGATGGGCATTTACGATTCAGTCTGCTGCTGCAGTGATCATTCAATTAACAGTATTGTCTTTACTTTATAAGTACTTCAGTGAGGATACGATTACAAAATACGGCATATTAATTACGACCATTGGCTTTGCGTGCTTTATAATCACCTATCATATTAGTTTTGTCTTTATTGGCGTGTTATTAATTGGTGCAGGGCAAGCACTTATTAAACCTACACTACTTGCCCTACTATCGAAGAAAAATGAGCTAGGACACGGAATGGTGATGAGTTTACACGGTGCTTACGATAGTTTAGGTCGCAGTATCGGTCCTTTACTAGCCGGCTCGTTGTTTTTATTCGATCCTGTAGCCCCTTTCATTATGTCATTTATCATTTGTGGATTATTATTCATGTTTGTTTCCTTTGAACAACGAAAAACTTATCGTGTCACAATTACAAGTAAAGAGGTGTCGTGAGTGAATATTTTATGGAATGATCAAATCGTTGCGAAAGAATCTATCATAATCGATCCTGAAGACCGTGGATATCAATTTGGAGATGGTATATATGAAGTTGTAGCAATTTACAATGGTGAACTTTTTGAATGGGAGGCACATTATGAGCGATTTTTACGTAGTGCTGCAGCGCTTTCTATCTCTACCCAACATATTATTGAAAAACTTAAATCAAATATTCATACATTAATAGAAGAAAACAGTGTAGAAGATGGCTACGTCTATTTTCAATTAACAAGAGGCACTGCGCCACGATTTCATGCTTATCCCGCTGAAGCAGTTCCTCCTGTGTTAACTGGTTTAGTTAAAAAGAAAGATACAACGAACCCTCCGCCTTCATCGATGAAGGCC belongs to Solibacillus sp. FSL R7-0682 and includes:
- a CDS encoding MFS transporter produces the protein MPKKTFILLVFIMFLSMTGYGIVLPVLPFFADELGLSSFQMSSLITGWAFTQFLVLPFWGKCIDKFGRKPVLVFGLVGFGFAFLLMNIAQNYIQLLFIRIIGAILSSGTQPAVFAIIADTSEPRERGKAMAHLAAANGLGFLLGPVLGSAFVPFGLSIPFIFAGFLSLITVPFALLFVKEPAERGEIKHTSPLFQSIGHSIKPGYLLLFLITFALALATSSILGILGYFLIEQFQAGATETGWAFTIQSAAAVIIQLTVLSLLYKYFSEDTITKYGILITTIGFACFIITYHISFVFIGVLLIGAGQALIKPTLLALLSKKNELGHGMVMSLHGAYDSLGRSIGPLLAGSLFLFDPVAPFIMSFIICGLLFMFVSFEQRKTYRVTITSKEVS
- a CDS encoding ABC transporter ATP-binding protein, translating into MNQLFEANDIQPLLEIQGLKKHFPIKKGFFEKLKDKTPLAVKAVDDVSFSIYQGETLALVGESGCGKSTTGRSILRLIEPTDGQVIYKGENILSLPPVEVKRLRRDLQIVFQDPYASLHPRMTVKEIIMEPFLIHKYGTPDIREKRVDYLMEVVGLSTKMKNRYPHEFSGGQRQRIGIAKALALQPKIIVCDEAVSALDVSVQANIINLLKDLQQEFNLTYLFISHDLGVVKNISNRVGVMYLGKLVEIADTETLFTNPRHPYTQALLSARPVIDAKQQGERIVLEGEIPTPLNPPKGCRFNTRCPYKMERCMMEEPSLKSIESNHNVACFLTNHS